From a single Lewinella sp. LCG006 genomic region:
- a CDS encoding M16 family metallopeptidase: MNVISRLGALLLIALVCNLSSSLFAQNGGMPDGVTKLASVEGITEYKIEANGLRILLFPDNSKPTVTVNVTYLVGSRHEAYGETGMAHLLEHLVFKGTPNHEDIPKELNERGARFNGTTWYDRTNYFETVSANDENLRWALEMESDRMVNSYISGDDLKSEMTVVRNEFEMGENSPTGILMERVLSTAYLWHNYGKSTIGARADLENVPIERLQGFYRKYYQPDNAYLIIAGKFDPAKTMTMIMETFGKIPAPDRELIPTYTREPIQDGERYADLKRVGDIQAVSAAYHIPPGSHQDYPAVDVLVELLTSEPSGRLYKALVESGKASSQWGWAAELAEPGFAYFNADVLKDKDLEAAKMAMLTTLDAVKDNPPSAEEVERAKNKLLKDFNLRMRESARVGTLISEYIAQGDWRLGFIYRDRLEQVSAEQVAEVSAKYLLPSNRTVGRFIPTEKPERAEIPDVPNISAMVDGYEGREMASEGEVFEATYENIDARTKTGEFKNSLEYAFLSKETRADAVQARLSLRYGSPASLKNKRMAATFAGMMLNKGTKSMTRQELEDKLVELKASVRIGGGAEGAYAIIETERDQLPAVIALVSEMMQEPSFPAEEFETLKQEELASLEQNRSEPQAIAITELNRRMSNYDKSDPRYTMTFDEEVAAINALTLDEVKAFYKEFYGATDATIAVVGDFEEEAIAQALEENFANWESPARYERLKDDFFQPEKQNVEFETPDKANAWFLAGQTMPISTSHPDYPAVLMGNYMLGGGALKSRLADRIRQQDGLSYGVGSFFNADDQDQTATLGGYAFFAPENVAAVEKAFFEEIEKVLASGYTDEELVAAKSGWMQKQQVTRAQDGSLAGALNQNLFLDRTMEWDADLEAKVMALSIEEINAAMQKYLDPEKMVVIKVGDFAKSRAVKP; this comes from the coding sequence ATGAATGTGATTTCCCGACTAGGGGCACTCCTATTAATTGCCCTGGTTTGTAACCTGTCCTCCTCTCTTTTTGCCCAGAATGGTGGAATGCCTGATGGTGTAACCAAATTAGCCTCTGTTGAAGGCATTACGGAATACAAAATAGAGGCCAACGGTTTACGAATTTTGCTCTTTCCTGACAACTCAAAACCGACGGTTACCGTGAATGTAACCTACCTGGTAGGTTCTCGCCACGAAGCTTACGGTGAAACCGGAATGGCTCACTTGCTTGAGCATTTGGTATTCAAAGGGACACCTAACCATGAGGATATCCCCAAGGAACTCAATGAGCGCGGTGCTCGATTTAACGGCACCACCTGGTACGATCGTACCAACTACTTTGAAACCGTCAGTGCCAACGATGAAAACCTCCGTTGGGCACTAGAGATGGAATCTGATCGAATGGTCAACTCTTACATTTCTGGCGATGACCTCAAAAGTGAGATGACCGTTGTACGCAACGAATTCGAAATGGGCGAAAACAGCCCGACGGGCATCCTGATGGAGCGCGTATTGTCTACGGCCTACCTTTGGCACAATTACGGAAAATCAACCATCGGTGCTCGTGCCGATTTAGAGAATGTGCCGATTGAACGCTTGCAAGGCTTTTACCGCAAGTACTACCAGCCTGATAATGCTTACTTAATCATCGCTGGTAAATTTGACCCCGCAAAGACCATGACCATGATCATGGAAACTTTTGGAAAAATTCCTGCGCCAGATAGAGAGCTGATCCCCACCTACACCCGTGAGCCTATTCAGGACGGTGAGCGTTATGCTGACCTCAAGCGGGTAGGGGACATTCAGGCGGTAAGTGCTGCCTATCACATTCCTCCTGGCAGCCACCAGGATTATCCAGCAGTAGATGTGTTGGTGGAACTTTTGACAAGTGAGCCCAGTGGTCGTCTGTACAAAGCATTGGTGGAAAGCGGAAAAGCTTCTTCCCAGTGGGGTTGGGCTGCAGAACTTGCCGAGCCTGGTTTCGCTTATTTCAATGCGGATGTATTGAAAGACAAAGACCTGGAAGCAGCGAAAATGGCCATGCTTACTACCCTTGATGCGGTAAAAGACAACCCACCATCAGCGGAAGAAGTAGAGCGTGCCAAGAATAAATTGCTTAAAGACTTCAACCTGCGGATGCGTGAAAGTGCACGTGTTGGCACGCTCATCAGTGAGTACATCGCTCAGGGTGATTGGCGTCTTGGTTTCATTTACCGCGACCGTCTGGAGCAAGTATCAGCGGAGCAAGTAGCAGAGGTTTCGGCTAAGTACTTATTACCAAGCAACCGGACAGTAGGTCGATTTATTCCTACCGAAAAGCCTGAACGTGCCGAGATTCCTGATGTGCCCAATATCAGCGCAATGGTAGACGGCTACGAAGGCCGCGAAATGGCTTCTGAAGGAGAAGTTTTTGAAGCTACTTACGAAAATATTGACGCCAGAACCAAAACGGGTGAATTCAAAAATTCTTTGGAATACGCCTTCTTGTCAAAAGAAACCCGCGCTGACGCAGTACAGGCACGTTTGTCTTTGCGTTACGGTTCTCCAGCCAGCCTTAAGAATAAGCGCATGGCTGCTACTTTTGCCGGCATGATGCTGAACAAAGGTACCAAGTCGATGACGCGCCAGGAGTTGGAAGATAAACTGGTAGAACTTAAAGCATCGGTACGAATTGGTGGTGGTGCCGAAGGTGCTTACGCCATCATCGAAACGGAGCGCGACCAATTGCCCGCAGTGATTGCACTGGTGAGCGAAATGATGCAGGAGCCTAGCTTCCCTGCTGAAGAGTTTGAGACCCTCAAGCAAGAGGAGTTAGCTTCCCTGGAGCAAAATCGCTCGGAGCCACAGGCGATAGCGATCACCGAGTTGAATCGGAGAATGTCTAATTACGATAAATCAGATCCTCGCTACACCATGACTTTTGACGAAGAAGTGGCTGCCATCAATGCCCTGACTTTAGACGAAGTGAAAGCTTTCTACAAAGAGTTCTACGGTGCTACTGACGCAACGATTGCTGTCGTGGGCGATTTTGAGGAAGAGGCCATCGCACAAGCCTTGGAAGAAAACTTCGCCAATTGGGAAAGCCCTGCTCGCTATGAGCGCTTGAAGGATGATTTCTTTCAGCCCGAAAAGCAGAATGTAGAGTTTGAGACCCCAGACAAAGCGAATGCTTGGTTCCTGGCAGGACAAACCATGCCCATCAGCACTTCACACCCTGATTACCCTGCGGTACTGATGGGGAATTACATGCTGGGAGGTGGTGCTTTGAAATCACGCCTCGCCGATCGTATCCGTCAGCAAGATGGTCTTAGCTACGGGGTAGGATCTTTCTTCAACGCCGATGATCAGGACCAAACAGCTACCCTTGGTGGGTACGCTTTCTTCGCTCCTGAAAATGTAGCTGCGGTAGAGAAAGCCTTCTTCGAAGAAATCGAAAAAGTACTGGCCAGTGGCTACACCGACGAAGAGTTGGTAGCTGCCAAGAGCGGCTGGATGCAAAAGCAGCAAGTAACCCGCGCTCAGGATGGTTCTTTAGCCGGTGCGCTGAATCAAAACCTCTTCCTTGACCGTACCATGGAATGGGACGCCGATTTGGAAGCAAAAGTGATGGCACTCAGCATTGAGGAAATCAACGCAGCCATGCAGAAATACCTTGATCCCGAGAAAATGGTCGTGATCAAAGTAGGTGACTTCGCTAAATCAAGAGCGGTGAAGCCGTAA
- a CDS encoding WG repeat-containing protein has protein sequence MRLNRIYLFLLCTLLSWFPLLAQQFFPVKLNKQWGLINTSGQLVQPAIYDAIGEFKHFGYAVMQKNGLVGLLGPNGRESLPAQYDDIKVLDDRLVAVMQNAEWRVINHNGETVLDKGYQRVQILLPGYLKYQTKGKWGLIKDNGDQVIAPDYDKIEVQDEQYFLTQKGDQLGLVNSRGTVLVRDLATDIKISEIGLVFYRKGRFWGAVNEAGIEEIPPVYDSYQILSEDFIKLFAGEQKHFYSRTCAALVKPNQYNDFYAFSADYVVAKQGQRLGLLDACGQQILPALYQEIQAYGSGRFRVKFDNSWGVVNSSNKPIIPLAYQYISPMQENVCIVKQQDFFGLLNSSGETLVPIAFHRIELNNREAKAYRNTPSGQEDLSVFTFSESGKLLDNDQFNQHIRIKITGADQNTSTKGESTADHQLKTFEWFYEPATDRWGLRNIFSGEVQIEPTFDFIKVDKELGYTIVGIWKSNDYEFERSSFRFDMIFGLVLNDLGILVTEVDFLDLRLEDFSEGYPMARVVFSNGRHGLIDRIGRVVRKDITYIGEFENGLARVSFSGRLSGSRTPTYSLGSLRSYLNSILSPNYMLDYTQYDQLFQQNAALTCEDCEWGYIDTLGQVKIKPEYTFVEKMLNGAGLVNCAGKWGMVNTEGQELIACQYDKIEFLESTGNRMVRVYLQQPKYGLIDTLGQLTVSAIYEEIGSFSDGRLAVKKDNRWGFVDRNGREVIPCRFQEVQDFSEGKAAVRIGNTWGFIDIDGDTVIPFQYNQAGNFRTGLAWVKKDKLVGYIDETEAFVIPPGFDQAYDFQQGVARVMLDQKYGLIDQTGRFLVRPRFAEVSAFNEHGLAIIKHGKDQSSYGLLNLEGQVITNTDFKMIAPFRETLAQVKTRQGYGFIDTTGKIVITPEYSKVGDFYEGRAMVQRNNKCGYINQLGELIIPCAYSRCQDFNGGRAVVYQGIKNAGIIDLDGQLIVAPSLDRLLEFQEGRGLMRDEKYRFYYITEQTNLYDGYYERASAFRHGVAVVQIDGKWGIINQKGIEIIPPKYDHIDSFEGGYAKVKIEGYNGLSNLNGDLIVQPNYEFISYAGEGLFRVEQGDKIGYFDSEGKWVWELNK, from the coding sequence ATGCGGCTTAATAGAATCTACTTATTCTTGCTTTGCACCTTGCTCAGTTGGTTCCCCCTGCTGGCGCAACAGTTTTTCCCTGTTAAGCTCAATAAACAATGGGGGTTGATCAATACTTCTGGCCAACTGGTACAGCCTGCTATTTATGATGCCATCGGAGAATTTAAGCATTTTGGTTACGCCGTTATGCAAAAAAATGGCCTCGTTGGCCTGTTGGGCCCTAATGGTCGCGAGAGCCTGCCTGCTCAATACGACGATATTAAAGTACTGGACGATCGGTTAGTAGCAGTCATGCAAAACGCCGAATGGCGCGTCATCAATCACAACGGTGAAACCGTACTCGACAAAGGCTATCAAAGGGTACAAATTCTCCTTCCTGGTTACCTGAAATACCAGACCAAAGGAAAATGGGGCTTAATCAAGGACAACGGAGACCAGGTCATTGCCCCTGATTACGATAAAATTGAGGTACAAGACGAACAGTATTTTCTAACCCAAAAAGGCGATCAGCTTGGTTTGGTCAACAGTCGGGGCACGGTGCTCGTACGCGATCTGGCAACCGACATCAAAATAAGCGAAATAGGCTTGGTTTTTTATCGCAAAGGTCGCTTTTGGGGTGCCGTTAATGAGGCCGGAATTGAGGAAATTCCTCCTGTCTACGATTCCTATCAAATCCTGAGTGAAGATTTCATAAAACTATTCGCTGGAGAACAAAAACATTTTTATTCCCGCACTTGCGCCGCTCTCGTCAAGCCAAATCAGTACAACGATTTTTACGCCTTTTCCGCAGATTATGTAGTTGCTAAACAAGGACAAAGGCTCGGTTTGTTGGATGCTTGCGGCCAGCAGATATTACCAGCTCTTTACCAGGAAATCCAGGCTTATGGCAGTGGCCGATTCAGGGTCAAATTTGACAACAGCTGGGGCGTCGTCAATTCAAGTAACAAACCCATTATTCCCCTCGCCTACCAGTATATTTCTCCTATGCAGGAGAATGTTTGTATTGTTAAGCAACAAGATTTCTTTGGCCTACTCAATTCATCGGGTGAAACCTTGGTTCCTATTGCTTTTCACCGAATCGAATTAAACAACCGCGAAGCCAAAGCCTATCGAAACACGCCCTCTGGGCAAGAAGATTTATCCGTTTTTACCTTCAGCGAGTCGGGAAAATTACTTGATAACGATCAGTTTAATCAGCACATTAGGATCAAAATTACTGGTGCCGATCAAAATACCTCTACCAAAGGCGAAAGCACTGCCGATCATCAATTGAAAACCTTTGAATGGTTTTACGAACCAGCAACAGATCGCTGGGGCCTGCGCAATATTTTTAGTGGAGAGGTACAAATCGAGCCTACCTTCGATTTCATCAAAGTCGACAAGGAATTGGGCTATACCATTGTAGGCATCTGGAAGTCCAATGATTACGAATTCGAACGCAGCAGTTTTCGTTTTGATATGATCTTTGGCCTGGTGCTCAATGACCTGGGTATTTTGGTCACAGAAGTCGATTTTCTTGACCTACGCCTAGAGGACTTCAGCGAAGGCTACCCCATGGCCCGCGTAGTGTTTTCTAATGGCCGACATGGGCTGATTGATCGTATTGGTAGAGTGGTTAGAAAAGACATCACCTACATCGGTGAGTTTGAGAACGGCCTTGCCAGGGTCAGCTTTAGTGGTCGGCTATCCGGCAGTCGTACGCCCACTTATTCTTTGGGATCACTGCGCAGTTACCTCAACAGCATTCTTTCGCCCAACTACATGCTGGATTACACCCAATACGACCAGCTGTTTCAGCAAAATGCAGCACTCACCTGTGAAGATTGTGAATGGGGCTACATCGATACGCTCGGCCAAGTAAAAATCAAGCCGGAATATACCTTTGTTGAAAAGATGCTCAACGGAGCCGGCTTGGTCAATTGTGCAGGAAAATGGGGAATGGTCAATACCGAGGGGCAAGAATTGATTGCTTGTCAGTACGATAAGATCGAGTTTCTCGAAAGTACTGGCAACCGCATGGTACGGGTGTACTTGCAACAGCCTAAGTACGGACTGATTGACACCCTGGGGCAACTCACGGTAAGTGCTATTTACGAAGAAATTGGCTCCTTTTCAGATGGCCGCTTAGCGGTAAAGAAAGACAACCGCTGGGGTTTTGTTGATCGCAACGGAAGAGAGGTCATTCCTTGTCGCTTCCAGGAAGTACAGGATTTTAGCGAAGGCAAAGCCGCCGTACGCATTGGCAACACCTGGGGCTTCATCGATATTGATGGCGACACCGTCATTCCTTTTCAATACAACCAGGCGGGTAATTTCCGAACCGGACTGGCCTGGGTAAAGAAAGATAAACTGGTGGGCTATATTGACGAAACCGAAGCATTCGTCATTCCTCCGGGATTTGACCAGGCCTACGATTTCCAACAGGGCGTTGCCAGGGTGATGCTCGACCAAAAGTATGGATTGATTGACCAAACCGGTCGCTTTTTGGTAAGACCTCGTTTTGCAGAAGTAAGTGCTTTCAATGAGCATGGGTTAGCGATTATTAAACACGGGAAAGACCAGTCCAGTTATGGCCTATTGAATCTAGAAGGGCAAGTGATCACCAATACAGATTTTAAGATGATTGCCCCCTTTAGGGAAACCTTGGCACAAGTAAAAACACGTCAGGGCTATGGCTTTATTGACACCACGGGAAAGATTGTCATCACCCCAGAATACAGCAAAGTTGGTGACTTTTATGAAGGGCGGGCCATGGTACAGCGCAATAACAAGTGCGGCTATATCAACCAATTGGGCGAACTCATTATCCCCTGTGCCTACTCACGGTGCCAGGATTTCAATGGTGGCCGAGCCGTTGTCTACCAGGGCATAAAAAATGCAGGCATCATTGACCTCGATGGTCAGCTCATTGTGGCCCCCAGTCTGGATCGCCTCCTGGAATTCCAGGAAGGCCGCGGGCTGATGCGCGACGAGAAATACCGCTTTTACTACATTACCGAACAAACCAATCTCTATGATGGCTATTACGAACGTGCCAGTGCTTTCCGTCACGGCGTAGCAGTCGTGCAAATTGATGGAAAATGGGGCATCATCAACCAAAAAGGCATTGAGATTATCCCTCCAAAATACGACCACATCGACTCCTTTGAAGGTGGTTACGCTAAAGTAAAAATCGAAGGTTACAACGGCCTCAGCAACCTCAACGGCGACCTGATCGTACAACCCAATTATGAGTTTATCTCCTACGCCGGCGAAGGCCTCTTTCGGGTAGAGCAAGGAGACAAAATCGGCTACTTCGACAGTGAAGGAAAATGGGTGTGGGAGTTGAATAAGTAA
- a CDS encoding dihydroorotase — protein sequence MMLIKQARIVNRGTIKEGDILIKDGRIVKIARDISAPEAKVIDAKGQLAIPGIIDDQVHFREPGLTHKGEIYTEAKAAVAGGITSFMEMPNVNPPTLSQELLEAKYQRAEQCSLANYSFYMGASNDNLEEVLKTDPKTVCGVKIFMGSSTGNMLVDNEKTLSNLFSQVPMLIATHCEDERTIQANIAKAKASYGEDVPIELHPVIRSVEGCYKSSSMAVSLAKKHNTRLHILHISTKDELALFRNDIPLEEKRITAEVCVHHLFFNSEDYATKGVKIKWNPAVKGRVHQEALLPALLNDKLDVIATDHAPHLPSEKANSYFNCPSGGPLVQHALNVMLDFYHKGKISIEKIVEKMCHAPAVCYELADRGYLEEGQWADIVLVDEQATWTVTPENILYKCGWSPFEDYTFKGKVNTTIVSGHLAYHEGKFDESKWGQRLTFSRD from the coding sequence ATGATGCTGATCAAGCAAGCCCGCATCGTCAATCGGGGCACCATCAAGGAAGGAGACATCCTCATTAAGGACGGACGAATTGTAAAAATCGCTCGCGACATCTCGGCTCCCGAAGCAAAAGTTATTGACGCCAAAGGTCAGCTTGCTATTCCTGGCATCATTGATGATCAGGTTCATTTTCGTGAACCCGGACTTACCCATAAAGGAGAAATCTACACCGAAGCAAAGGCCGCCGTTGCCGGAGGGATCACCAGCTTCATGGAGATGCCCAACGTTAATCCCCCTACCCTTTCGCAGGAATTGTTGGAGGCAAAATACCAAAGAGCTGAGCAATGCTCTCTGGCCAATTATTCCTTCTACATGGGGGCTTCCAATGACAACCTGGAAGAGGTACTCAAGACCGACCCTAAGACCGTTTGTGGGGTGAAAATATTCATGGGTTCCAGTACCGGCAATATGCTCGTCGACAACGAGAAGACCCTGTCAAACTTGTTCTCTCAGGTACCGATGCTGATCGCCACCCACTGCGAGGACGAAAGAACCATCCAGGCCAACATCGCCAAAGCAAAAGCCAGTTATGGCGAAGATGTGCCCATTGAGTTGCATCCTGTCATCCGTTCCGTAGAGGGTTGCTATAAATCCTCAAGCATGGCAGTGTCATTGGCGAAAAAGCACAATACCCGCCTACACATCCTGCATATTTCGACCAAGGATGAATTGGCTTTGTTTCGCAACGATATTCCATTGGAAGAAAAGCGCATAACCGCCGAGGTTTGTGTCCACCACCTCTTCTTCAACAGTGAGGATTACGCGACGAAAGGCGTGAAAATCAAATGGAATCCTGCCGTCAAAGGGCGCGTCCATCAGGAGGCTTTGTTGCCCGCCTTGCTCAATGACAAGCTCGATGTAATTGCCACCGACCACGCCCCTCACCTGCCCAGCGAAAAGGCCAACAGCTACTTCAACTGTCCGTCGGGTGGGCCTCTCGTACAGCACGCCCTCAATGTCATGTTGGACTTTTACCACAAAGGCAAGATCAGCATCGAGAAAATCGTCGAGAAAATGTGTCACGCTCCCGCCGTCTGCTACGAACTAGCAGACCGAGGCTACCTGGAAGAAGGCCAATGGGCCGATATCGTTCTGGTCGATGAGCAAGCTACTTGGACAGTAACTCCAGAGAATATCCTCTACAAATGCGGCTGGTCTCCTTTTGAAGATTACACTTTTAAGGGCAAAGTAAACACCACCATCGTTAGCGGTCATTTGGCTTATCACGAAGGTAAGTTTGATGAGTCGAAGTGGGGACAGCGGCTGACCTTTAGTCGGGATTAA
- a CDS encoding sigma-54 interaction domain-containing protein, protein MADQIQRIKQRYGIIGRTEALDRALDTALRVASTDLSVLITGESGVGKEIFSRVIHDNSPRKHEGFIAINCGAIPEGTINSELFGHEKGAFTGAAGERKGYFETYDGGTIFLDEIGEMPLNTQTFLLRILESGEFVRVGSNKVQHTNVRIIAATNVNLRENVQKGKFREDLYFRLNTVPIQLPPLRERREDIYLLFRRFALDFAEKYRLEPLELTADARRILEGYSWPGNIRELKNVADQLSILSEERNIDGLTLQEKMPQLNQRHLPSITGQNGNDGFQERDILYKVLFDMKKDLNDLKSLVFELISTNDLEMPDAQQVRSLRLPDGSSSSSVIQRIEEEFPAPSAPPPAAAPSFPAREFTETESPYEPIILSENQRRQYDESEIVEENLSLEDNERQLISKALEKHQGHRREAALDLGISERTLYRKIEKYGL, encoded by the coding sequence ATGGCTGATCAAATTCAGCGGATTAAACAACGGTACGGAATAATTGGTCGCACAGAGGCCCTGGATCGTGCACTTGACACTGCATTACGCGTTGCCAGTACAGACTTGAGCGTACTCATTACAGGGGAAAGTGGTGTGGGTAAAGAAATCTTCTCCCGCGTCATCCACGACAATAGCCCTCGCAAGCACGAAGGTTTCATAGCCATCAACTGCGGAGCCATTCCCGAAGGAACCATCAACTCTGAGCTATTTGGTCACGAAAAGGGCGCCTTCACTGGAGCTGCCGGAGAACGCAAGGGCTATTTTGAGACCTATGACGGTGGTACTATCTTTCTCGATGAAATTGGAGAAATGCCACTTAATACCCAAACCTTTCTCTTAAGGATCCTGGAATCTGGGGAGTTTGTACGGGTAGGTAGCAATAAAGTACAGCACACCAATGTGCGCATCATCGCCGCGACGAATGTCAATCTGCGTGAAAACGTGCAGAAAGGCAAATTCAGAGAAGACCTCTATTTTCGCCTAAATACCGTTCCCATTCAATTGCCTCCGCTGCGGGAACGGCGCGAAGATATCTACCTGCTATTCCGTCGGTTTGCCCTCGATTTTGCCGAAAAATACCGTCTGGAACCCCTGGAACTTACGGCCGATGCCCGCCGTATTCTCGAGGGCTACAGTTGGCCAGGAAATATACGGGAACTCAAGAACGTCGCAGATCAACTGAGCATCCTCTCCGAGGAAAGGAACATTGATGGTCTTACCCTTCAAGAAAAAATGCCGCAACTGAACCAACGGCACCTGCCTAGTATTACGGGGCAAAATGGCAACGATGGTTTTCAGGAGAGAGATATTCTCTACAAGGTCCTGTTCGATATGAAGAAGGATCTCAACGACCTCAAATCCCTTGTTTTCGAGCTGATTTCCACCAATGACTTGGAGATGCCCGATGCGCAGCAGGTAAGAAGTCTACGTTTACCCGATGGTAGCAGTTCGTCTAGCGTTATTCAGCGAATTGAGGAAGAATTTCCTGCGCCATCAGCACCACCACCAGCAGCAGCACCAAGCTTCCCGGCAAGAGAATTCACCGAAACAGAAAGCCCTTACGAGCCAATCATTCTCAGTGAAAACCAGCGTCGTCAATACGACGAAAGTGAAATTGTGGAGGAGAACTTAAGTCTCGAAGACAACGAACGTCAGCTCATCAGCAAAGCGCTCGAAAAACACCAGGGCCATCGCCGCGAGGCAGCCCTTGACCTGGGCATATCGGAAAGAACGCTCTATCGCAAAATCGAAAAATACGGTCTGTAA
- the miaB gene encoding tRNA (N6-isopentenyl adenosine(37)-C2)-methylthiotransferase MiaB, translated as MYNDNPTLEGITKHVDETKQGEVFFKEGKAGDKHFYIESYGCQMNFSDSEIVASILGEAGYEPTRNLEIADLILINTCSIREKAEDTVRKRLRIFDKIKRQRPGTMVGVLGCMAERLKSKFLEEERLVDLVVGPDAYRDLPNLVAGAEEGEKGVNVFLSREETYADISPLRLNSNGVTAFISIMRGCDNMCSFCVVPFTRGRERSRSAFSIVAEATDLYERGFREVTLLGQNVDSYKWENPESSTLVNFADLLEMVAQVHPDLRIRFSTSHPKDITDDVLHTMAKYENICKYIHLPVQSGNSRILELMNRTYTREWYMDKVRRIYEIMPDCAISSDVIAGFCTETEEEHQETLSIMEFANYSMSYMFYYSERPGTVAARKFEDDIPLEVKKRRLQEIIDLQTPMSFRHNQKDIGKTFKVLIEGESKRSDADWKGRNSQNKMVVFAKQGNHQAGDYVYVKINEATSATLMGDMVAGPDA; from the coding sequence ATGTACAATGACAATCCTACCCTGGAGGGCATCACCAAGCATGTGGATGAAACCAAGCAGGGAGAAGTATTTTTCAAGGAGGGTAAAGCAGGCGACAAGCATTTCTACATAGAAAGCTACGGTTGCCAAATGAATTTCAGCGATAGCGAGATTGTCGCATCCATTCTGGGAGAAGCAGGTTACGAACCTACCCGTAACCTGGAAATCGCTGATCTTATTCTGATCAACACCTGTTCCATCCGGGAAAAGGCGGAGGATACGGTACGCAAACGCTTGCGTATTTTCGATAAAATAAAGCGCCAACGCCCCGGCACCATGGTGGGGGTATTGGGTTGTATGGCAGAACGCTTGAAGAGTAAATTTCTTGAGGAGGAACGGCTGGTGGATCTGGTCGTTGGACCGGATGCTTACCGCGATCTCCCCAACTTGGTTGCTGGGGCCGAAGAAGGCGAAAAGGGCGTGAATGTCTTTTTGAGCAGGGAAGAAACCTACGCCGATATCAGTCCGTTGCGCCTCAACAGCAATGGCGTCACGGCGTTCATTTCCATTATGCGAGGCTGCGACAATATGTGTTCCTTCTGTGTGGTACCCTTCACCCGGGGTCGCGAACGTAGCCGCAGTGCCTTCAGTATTGTTGCCGAAGCGACCGATTTGTACGAACGCGGGTTCCGCGAAGTGACGCTCCTGGGTCAGAATGTAGACAGCTACAAATGGGAAAATCCCGAAAGCAGCACCTTGGTCAATTTCGCGGATCTGCTAGAAATGGTGGCGCAAGTTCATCCTGATCTGCGTATTCGTTTCAGTACCAGTCACCCAAAAGACATTACTGACGATGTATTGCACACCATGGCCAAGTACGAAAACATTTGCAAATACATCCATCTTCCCGTGCAATCGGGCAATAGTAGGATTCTGGAACTCATGAACCGTACCTATACCCGTGAGTGGTACATGGACAAGGTTCGCCGGATTTATGAAATCATGCCAGACTGCGCGATCAGCTCCGATGTGATTGCCGGTTTTTGTACCGAGACGGAGGAAGAACACCAGGAGACCCTGAGCATCATGGAGTTTGCCAATTACAGCATGTCCTACATGTTCTATTATTCCGAACGGCCAGGAACGGTGGCTGCCCGGAAATTTGAAGATGATATTCCACTGGAAGTCAAGAAGCGTCGCTTGCAGGAGATCATTGACCTGCAAACACCCATGAGTTTCCGTCACAATCAAAAGGACATTGGTAAAACCTTCAAGGTATTGATCGAAGGCGAATCCAAGCGTTCTGATGCCGATTGGAAAGGGCGTAACTCCCAGAACAAGATGGTCGTGTTCGCCAAGCAGGGTAACCACCAGGCAGGTGATTACGTGTATGTGAAAATCAATGAAGCCACCAGTGCTACACTCATGGGTGATATGGTGGCTGGGCCGGATGCTTAA